From Cronobacter turicensis z3032, the proteins below share one genomic window:
- a CDS encoding UPF0434 protein ESA_02427, with the protein MDHRLLEIIACPVCNGKLYFNQEKQELICKADRLAFPLRDGIPVLLETEARSLAAEETNP; encoded by the coding sequence ATGGATCACCGTTTACTCGAAATCATCGCCTGTCCGGTTTGCAACGGCAAACTCTACTTCAATCAGGAAAAGCAGGAGCTTATTTGCAAGGCCGACCGCCTGGCTTTCCCACTGCGCGACGGCATTCCGGTGCTGCTGGAAACTGAAGCCCGCTCGCTTGCTGCCGAAGAGACCAACCCATGA
- the lpxK gene encoding Tetraacyldisaccharide 4'-kinase — protein sequence MIERIWSGRSPLWVLLLPLSWLYGLVSGAIRLSYRLGLRKAWRAPVPVVIVGNLTAGGNGKTPVVVWLVEQLHQRGVRAGVVSRGYGGKAAHYPLVLSDATTPAEAGDEPVLIYQRTGAPVAVSANRAQAVQALIANAGPQIIITDDGLQHYALARDKEIVVVDGVRRFGNGWWLPAGPMRERASRLKQVDAVITNGGEARPGEIAMQLQPGLAVNLRSGERRPVNMLENVVAMAGIGHPPRFFATLEKCGLTPVKTVNLADHQALREADVLALMHEGQTLLMTEKDAVKCRAFAHDDWWYLPVDATLAQPQADRLLKEILALVR from the coding sequence ATGATAGAGCGCATCTGGTCTGGCCGTTCACCGTTATGGGTGCTTCTGCTGCCGCTTTCCTGGCTGTATGGCCTGGTGAGCGGCGCGATTCGCCTGAGTTATCGGCTGGGCTTACGTAAAGCCTGGCGTGCGCCGGTGCCTGTGGTCATCGTGGGCAATCTTACCGCAGGCGGTAACGGAAAAACGCCGGTCGTGGTCTGGCTGGTTGAACAGCTGCATCAGCGGGGCGTGCGCGCAGGCGTGGTTTCCCGCGGTTACGGCGGGAAAGCGGCGCATTACCCGTTAGTGCTTAGCGACGCCACGACGCCCGCAGAGGCAGGCGACGAGCCGGTGCTGATCTACCAGCGTACCGGCGCGCCCGTTGCCGTCTCGGCAAACCGCGCGCAAGCGGTCCAGGCGCTGATTGCGAACGCCGGCCCGCAAATCATCATTACCGATGACGGTCTTCAGCACTACGCGCTGGCGCGGGATAAAGAAATTGTTGTGGTCGATGGCGTACGCCGTTTCGGCAACGGCTGGTGGCTTCCTGCAGGCCCGATGCGCGAGCGCGCATCCAGGCTCAAGCAGGTCGACGCTGTCATTACGAACGGTGGAGAGGCGCGGCCCGGCGAAATCGCCATGCAGTTGCAGCCAGGGCTCGCGGTTAACCTGCGCAGCGGCGAGAGGCGGCCGGTCAATATGCTGGAGAATGTGGTCGCGATGGCAGGTATCGGCCATCCGCCGCGCTTTTTCGCCACGCTTGAGAAATGCGGCCTGACGCCGGTTAAAACGGTAAATCTTGCTGACCATCAGGCGCTGCGCGAAGCCGATGTGCTGGCGCTGATGCACGAAGGCCAGACCCTGCTGATGACTGAAAAAGACGCGGTGAAATGCCGCGCCTTCGCTCATGATGACTGGTGGTATCTGCCGGTCGACGCGACGCTTGCGCAGCCGCAAGCCGATCGGTTACTGAAGGAAATTCTCGCGCTGGTGCGTTAA
- the mukF gene encoding Chromosome partition protein mukF, which translates to MSTFSQTVPELVAWARKNDFSIQLSVDRLAFLLAIATLNGERLDGEMSEGELVDAFRHVSDAFEQSTETVAQRANNAINDMVRQRLINRFTSEQAEGNAIYRLTPLGIGITDYYIRQREFSTLRLSMQLSIVASELKRAADAAQEGGDEFHWHRNVYAPLKYSVAEIFDSIDLTQRIMDEQQQLVKDDIAQLLNKDWRAAISSCELLLSETSGTLRELQDTLEAAGDKLQANLLQIQEATLGRDDLHFVDRLTYDLQSKLDRIISWGQQAIDLWIGYDRHVHKFIRTAIDMDKNRVFAQRLRQSVQNYFDAPWALTYASADRLLDMRDEEMTLRDEEVTGELPPDLEFEEFNEIREQLAAMIEAQLNVYRERQQPLDLSVVMRDYLAQFPRARHFDVARIVVDQAVRLGVAEADFTGLPAKWQPINDHGAKVQANVIDKY; encoded by the coding sequence ATGAGTACTTTTTCCCAGACAGTCCCTGAACTGGTTGCCTGGGCCAGGAAAAACGATTTTTCGATCCAGCTTTCGGTAGACAGGCTGGCTTTTTTGCTGGCTATCGCCACGCTAAACGGCGAAAGGCTGGATGGCGAAATGAGCGAAGGGGAGCTGGTGGACGCGTTTCGCCACGTCAGCGACGCCTTCGAACAATCCACTGAAACCGTCGCCCAGCGCGCCAACAACGCCATCAACGATATGGTGCGCCAGCGTCTGATTAACCGTTTTACCAGCGAACAGGCGGAAGGCAACGCGATTTACCGCCTGACGCCGCTGGGTATCGGCATCACCGATTACTATATCCGTCAGCGCGAGTTCTCCACGCTGCGCCTGTCGATGCAGTTGTCCATCGTGGCAAGCGAGCTTAAGCGCGCCGCGGATGCCGCGCAGGAAGGGGGCGACGAATTCCACTGGCACCGCAACGTTTACGCGCCGCTGAAATACTCTGTTGCGGAAATTTTCGACAGCATCGATCTCACCCAGCGCATCATGGACGAGCAGCAACAGCTGGTGAAAGACGATATCGCTCAGTTGCTGAATAAAGACTGGCGCGCGGCGATCTCCAGCTGCGAACTGTTGCTTTCAGAGACCTCCGGCACGCTGCGTGAGCTCCAGGATACGCTGGAGGCGGCGGGCGATAAGCTGCAGGCCAACCTGCTGCAAATTCAGGAAGCGACGCTGGGCCGCGACGATCTCCATTTCGTCGACCGCCTGACGTATGACCTGCAAAGCAAGCTGGACCGTATTATCAGCTGGGGCCAGCAGGCGATTGACCTGTGGATTGGCTACGACCGCCACGTCCATAAATTTATCCGTACCGCTATCGATATGGATAAAAACCGCGTCTTCGCCCAGCGTCTGCGCCAGTCGGTGCAGAACTATTTCGATGCGCCCTGGGCGCTCACCTACGCCAGCGCCGATCGCCTGCTCGATATGCGCGATGAAGAGATGACGCTGCGCGATGAAGAAGTGACCGGCGAACTGCCGCCGGATCTGGAGTTTGAAGAGTTTAACGAGATCCGCGAACAACTGGCGGCGATGATTGAGGCCCAACTCAACGTCTACCGGGAGCGTCAGCAGCCGCTCGACCTGAGCGTCGTGATGCGCGATTACCTGGCCCAGTTCCCGCGAGCCCGCCACTTTGACGTGGCGCGCATCGTGGTAGACCAGGCGGTGCGTCTGGGCGTCGCTGAAGCGGACTTTACCGGCCTGCCAGCTAAATGGCAGCCCATTAATGATCATGGAGCCAAGGTACAGGCGAATGTCATCGACAAATATTGA
- the mukE gene encoding Chromosome partition protein mukE, producing the protein MEPRYRRMSSTNIEHVMPVKLALALANPLFPALDSQLRAGRHIGLDELDNHAFLMDYQGELEEFYSRYNVELIRAPEGFFYLRPRSTTLIPRSVLSELDMMVGKILCYLYLSPERLANEGIFTQQELYDELMALADETKLLKLVNNRSTGSDLDRQKLQEKVRASLSRLRRLGMVWFMGHDSSKFRITESVFRFGADVRAGDDPRDAQLRMIRDGEAMPVESHLQLNDENDDTQQDNAEDDND; encoded by the coding sequence ATGGAGCCAAGGTACAGGCGAATGTCATCGACAAATATTGAACACGTGATGCCCGTCAAGCTGGCGCTGGCGCTCGCGAATCCGCTGTTTCCGGCGCTCGACAGCCAGCTGCGCGCCGGGCGTCACATTGGCCTGGACGAGCTGGATAATCACGCTTTTCTGATGGATTACCAGGGCGAACTGGAAGAGTTTTACAGCCGCTATAACGTGGAGCTTATCCGCGCGCCGGAAGGTTTTTTCTATCTGCGCCCACGCTCCACCACGCTTATCCCGCGCTCGGTGCTGTCTGAGCTGGATATGATGGTGGGCAAAATCCTCTGTTATCTCTACCTGAGCCCGGAGCGGCTGGCGAACGAAGGGATCTTCACCCAGCAGGAGCTCTATGACGAGCTGATGGCGCTGGCGGACGAAACCAAACTGCTCAAGCTTGTGAATAACCGCTCAACCGGCTCCGATCTCGATCGTCAGAAGCTGCAGGAAAAAGTGCGCGCTTCGTTAAGCCGCCTGCGCCGTCTGGGCATGGTCTGGTTTATGGGCCATGACAGCAGCAAATTCCGCATCACTGAGTCGGTGTTTCGCTTCGGCGCTGACGTGCGCGCCGGCGACGATCCGCGCGACGCGCAGCTGCGCATGATCCGCGACGGCGAAGCGATGCCGGTGGAAAGCCACCTGCAGCTCAATGATGAGAACGACGATACCCAGCAGGATAATGCGGAGGATGACAATGATTGA
- the ycbC gene encoding Uncharacterized protein ycbC, which translates to MWFTRFKKSGKVLMTASWLVLLLLSLQPVADGLLKPVEDDYPTWNGQKADYIVVLGGGYTWNDKWAPSSNLVNNSLPRVTEGVRLWLANPGAKLVFTGARATTNPVSTAEAGARVAESLGVPRSDIITLDTPKDTEEEATAVAGALGKEPFLLVTSASHLPRAMIFFKRQGLNPIPAPANQMAIDSPLNPWERVYPSSLWLMHSERAGYELLGRAWQWVKGVGSGDPGQK; encoded by the coding sequence CTGTGGTTCACGCGATTTAAGAAAAGCGGCAAGGTTTTAATGACTGCCAGCTGGCTGGTATTGCTGCTGTTAAGCCTGCAACCGGTGGCCGATGGTCTGCTAAAACCAGTAGAAGATGACTACCCGACCTGGAACGGTCAGAAAGCGGATTACATCGTGGTGCTGGGCGGCGGTTATACGTGGAATGACAAATGGGCGCCGAGCTCAAATCTGGTCAATAACAGCCTGCCGCGCGTGACCGAAGGCGTGCGTCTGTGGCTGGCGAACCCTGGCGCAAAGCTGGTCTTTACCGGCGCGCGCGCCACCACGAACCCAGTCAGCACCGCGGAGGCGGGCGCCCGCGTGGCGGAAAGCTTAGGCGTGCCGCGCAGCGATATCATCACGCTCGATACGCCGAAAGATACGGAGGAAGAAGCCACAGCCGTCGCCGGCGCGCTCGGCAAAGAGCCGTTTTTACTGGTGACGTCGGCGTCGCATCTGCCGCGCGCGATGATTTTCTTTAAACGCCAGGGGCTGAACCCCATCCCGGCGCCCGCCAACCAGATGGCGATCGACTCGCCGCTGAATCCGTGGGAGCGCGTATATCCGTCCTCGCTCTGGCTGATGCACAGCGAACGCGCTGGCTATGAACTGCTCGGTCGCGCCTGGCAGTGGGTTAAGGGCGTGGGCTCAGGCGACCCAGGGCAGAAGTGA
- the ycaQ gene encoding Uncharacterized protein ycaQ, which yields MSGVYLSWRAARHLHLAAQGLLKKPTRRARPADILSTITRMSLLQIDTINIVARSPYLVLFSRLGSYPGRWLDEALARGELMEYWAHEACFLPRSDFPLFRHRMLSPEKMGWKYRAAWMEEHAQEIGELMAFIERNGPVRSADFEHPRKGASGWWEWKPHKKHLEGLFTAGQVMVVERRNFQRVYDLTTRVLPDWDDSLHLIDKAQAEAHMLANSARSLGIFRSAWLADYYRLRHVAIGPLLQAWQEEGLVIPVEVETLGPMWLHHSLAPLLEQAAADKLTATHSAVLSPFDPVVWDRRRAEDFFNFSYRLECYTPAPKRKYGYFVLPLLHKGALAGRMDAKMHRQQGVLEIIALYGEEGVSFTAGVIAGLRLAINDFAAWQGATQVVFRQLPGPLVQAWGEGWEIDPAPETHVISSKD from the coding sequence ATGTCTGGAGTGTATCTTTCTTGGCGCGCGGCGCGCCACCTTCATCTTGCCGCGCAGGGGCTGCTGAAAAAGCCGACGCGGCGCGCGCGTCCTGCCGATATTCTCTCCACTATCACCCGCATGTCTCTCCTGCAAATCGATACGATCAATATCGTTGCCCGCAGTCCGTATCTGGTGCTTTTCAGCCGTCTCGGCAGCTATCCCGGACGCTGGCTGGATGAGGCGCTGGCGCGCGGCGAACTGATGGAGTACTGGGCGCACGAAGCCTGTTTTCTGCCGCGCAGCGATTTCCCGCTCTTTCGCCACCGTATGCTCAGCCCTGAAAAGATGGGCTGGAAATACCGGGCCGCGTGGATGGAAGAACACGCGCAGGAAATCGGCGAACTGATGGCGTTTATCGAACGTAACGGCCCCGTACGTTCGGCGGATTTTGAGCATCCGCGTAAAGGCGCCAGCGGCTGGTGGGAATGGAAGCCGCATAAAAAGCATCTCGAAGGGCTGTTTACCGCGGGGCAGGTGATGGTGGTGGAGCGGCGTAACTTTCAGCGTGTCTACGATCTGACCACGCGCGTGTTGCCCGACTGGGACGACAGCCTGCACCTCATCGATAAAGCGCAGGCCGAGGCGCATATGCTTGCCAACAGCGCGCGCAGCCTCGGGATCTTTCGCAGCGCCTGGCTTGCCGATTACTACCGGTTGCGCCATGTCGCCATCGGCCCGCTATTGCAGGCGTGGCAGGAAGAGGGCCTGGTGATACCGGTTGAGGTTGAAACACTCGGGCCGATGTGGCTGCATCATTCGCTCGCGCCGCTACTGGAGCAGGCCGCGGCAGACAAACTCACCGCTACACACAGCGCGGTCCTTTCGCCATTCGACCCGGTGGTCTGGGACCGCCGCCGCGCGGAAGATTTCTTTAACTTCTCCTACCGCCTTGAATGTTATACGCCAGCGCCAAAACGCAAATATGGCTACTTCGTTCTGCCTTTGCTGCACAAAGGCGCGCTGGCAGGAAGGATGGATGCCAAAATGCACCGTCAACAAGGCGTGCTTGAGATCATCGCGCTGTACGGCGAAGAGGGCGTCTCGTTTACCGCTGGGGTTATCGCCGGGCTGCGGCTGGCTATCAACGATTTCGCCGCCTGGCAGGGCGCCACACAGGTGGTTTTTCGCCAGTTGCCCGGCCCGCTTGTGCAAGCGTGGGGCGAGGGCTGGGAAATTGACCCCGCGCCGGAAACGCATGTGATATCCTCAAAAGATTAA
- the msbA gene encoding Lipid A export ATP-binding/permease protein msbA codes for MHNDKDLSTWQTFRRLWPVIAPFKTGLIVAGVALILNAASDTYMLSLLKPLLDDGFGKTDRSVLLWMPLVVIGLMVLRGITSYVSSYCISWVSGKVVMTMRRRLFNHMMGMPVSFFDKQSTGTLLSRITYDSEQVASSSSSALITVVREGASIIGLFIMMFYYSWQLSVILIVLAPIVSIAIRVVSKRFRSISKNMQNTMGQVTTSAEQMLKGHKEVLIFGGQQVEGERFAKVSNKMRLQGMKMVSASSISDPIIQLIASLALAFVLYAASFPSVMQTLTAGTITVVFSSMIALMRPLKSLTNVNAQFQRGMAACQTLFAILDSEQEKDEGTRVVERAQGNLEFRDVTFTYPGREIPALRDINLSIPAGKTVALVGRSGSGKSTLASLITRFYDIDSGEILLDGHDLRDYTLSSLRNQVALVSQNVHLFNDTIANNIAYARTDVYSREAIEKAARMAYAMDFINKMDNGLDTVIGENGVLLSGGQRQRIAIARALLRDSPILILDEATSALDTESERAIQAALDELQKNRTSLVIAHRLSTIEQADEIVVIEDGRIVERGNHAELLTQHGVYAQLHKMQFGQ; via the coding sequence ATGCATAACGATAAAGATCTCTCCACGTGGCAGACCTTCCGCCGACTCTGGCCGGTGATTGCGCCCTTTAAAACGGGTCTGATTGTGGCTGGGGTAGCGTTAATACTCAACGCGGCCAGCGATACCTATATGCTATCGCTACTTAAACCATTACTGGATGATGGTTTTGGTAAAACCGATCGCTCAGTGCTGCTATGGATGCCGCTGGTGGTCATAGGGCTGATGGTTCTGCGTGGTATCACCAGCTACGTTTCCAGTTATTGCATCTCCTGGGTCTCCGGGAAAGTCGTCATGACGATGCGCCGCCGCTTGTTTAATCATATGATGGGGATGCCCGTCTCCTTCTTTGATAAGCAATCCACCGGTACGTTGCTCTCCCGTATTACCTACGATTCCGAGCAAGTCGCCTCGTCCTCTTCCAGCGCGCTTATTACCGTGGTGCGTGAAGGGGCGTCGATCATCGGCCTGTTCATCATGATGTTCTATTACAGCTGGCAGCTGTCGGTGATCCTGATCGTACTGGCGCCCATTGTGTCGATTGCGATCCGCGTTGTGTCAAAACGCTTTCGCAGCATCAGTAAAAACATGCAGAACACCATGGGACAGGTGACGACCAGCGCCGAGCAGATGCTCAAGGGCCATAAAGAAGTGCTGATTTTCGGCGGCCAGCAGGTTGAAGGCGAACGCTTCGCGAAAGTCAGCAACAAGATGCGTCTGCAGGGCATGAAAATGGTCTCGGCATCTTCGATTTCCGACCCGATTATTCAGCTCATTGCTTCTCTGGCGCTGGCGTTCGTGCTCTATGCGGCAAGCTTCCCGAGCGTCATGCAAACGCTGACGGCAGGCACTATCACCGTCGTGTTCTCCTCCATGATTGCGCTGATGCGTCCGCTGAAATCGCTCACCAACGTAAACGCTCAGTTCCAGCGCGGGATGGCGGCCTGTCAGACGCTGTTTGCTATTCTGGACAGCGAGCAGGAAAAAGACGAAGGCACGCGTGTTGTCGAACGCGCCCAGGGTAATCTGGAATTCCGTGATGTTACCTTCACGTATCCGGGCCGTGAAATTCCGGCGCTGCGCGATATCAACCTGTCTATCCCTGCCGGGAAGACGGTCGCGCTGGTAGGTCGTTCGGGCTCCGGGAAATCGACGCTCGCAAGTCTTATCACGCGTTTTTACGATATCGACAGCGGCGAGATCCTGCTGGATGGCCACGACCTTCGCGACTACACGCTCTCGTCGCTGCGTAATCAGGTCGCGCTGGTCTCCCAGAACGTACATCTGTTTAACGACACCATCGCGAATAACATTGCCTACGCGCGCACGGATGTTTACAGCCGCGAAGCGATCGAAAAAGCGGCCCGTATGGCTTATGCGATGGACTTCATCAATAAGATGGATAACGGGCTGGATACGGTCATCGGCGAAAACGGCGTACTGCTTTCCGGCGGTCAGCGTCAGCGTATCGCGATTGCCCGCGCGCTGCTGCGCGACAGCCCGATCCTTATTCTTGATGAGGCGACCTCAGCGCTGGATACCGAGTCAGAACGCGCTATCCAGGCGGCGCTGGATGAACTGCAAAAGAACCGCACATCGCTGGTTATCGCGCATCGTCTCTCTACTATCGAGCAGGCGGACGAAATTGTGGTTATCGAAGACGGCCGCATCGTGGAGCGCGGCAATCATGCTGAGCTCCTCACGCAGCACGGCGTTTATGCGCAGCTTCATAAAATGCAGTTTGGTCAATGA
- the ycbJ gene encoding Uncharacterized protein ycbJ has product MEQLRAELSHLLGEKLSRLECISEKPDTALWSLYDSHGNPMPLLARSFTSPGLAQQQAGKMSILARYGTVRLPVVYGVMTHEEHPGPDVLLMERLRGVPVEAPARTPQRWEQLQDQIIEALLSWHRVDSHGCVGSVDSTQENLWPHWYRQRVEVLWSTLNQYQNTGLTMQDKRMLFRTRECLEEMFAGFNDNCVLIHGNFNLRSMLKDARSDQLLAMVNPGIVLWAPREYELFRLFDTPLAESLFWRYIQRAPVAESFLWRRWLYVLWDEVAQLLQTGKMNRAAFTTASDSLLPWVA; this is encoded by the coding sequence ATGGAGCAACTGCGTGCGGAACTCAGTCATCTGTTAGGTGAAAAACTCAGTCGGCTTGAATGCATCAGTGAAAAACCGGACACGGCGCTTTGGTCGCTCTACGACAGTCACGGCAATCCGATGCCGTTGCTGGCGCGGAGTTTCACCTCGCCAGGGCTTGCACAGCAGCAGGCCGGAAAAATGTCGATACTGGCGCGTTACGGCACGGTGCGACTGCCGGTGGTGTATGGCGTCATGACCCACGAGGAGCATCCGGGGCCGGATGTACTGCTGATGGAGCGCCTGCGGGGCGTGCCGGTAGAAGCGCCCGCCCGCACGCCGCAGCGCTGGGAGCAGCTTCAGGATCAGATAATCGAAGCGTTGCTGAGCTGGCATCGCGTTGACAGCCACGGCTGCGTGGGCAGCGTCGACAGTACTCAGGAAAACCTCTGGCCGCACTGGTATCGTCAGCGTGTCGAAGTGCTCTGGAGCACGCTCAATCAGTATCAGAATACCGGCCTGACGATGCAGGACAAACGGATGCTGTTTCGCACCCGTGAATGTCTGGAAGAGATGTTCGCCGGGTTTAACGACAACTGCGTGCTGATCCACGGCAACTTTAACCTGCGCAGTATGCTGAAAGATGCGCGCAGCGATCAGCTGCTGGCGATGGTCAATCCGGGGATTGTGCTGTGGGCGCCGCGCGAGTATGAGCTTTTCCGCCTGTTTGATACGCCGCTTGCCGAAAGCCTCTTCTGGCGGTATATCCAGCGTGCGCCGGTGGCGGAATCGTTCCTCTGGCGCCGCTGGCTCTACGTACTGTGGGATGAAGTGGCGCAACTTTTACAAACCGGGAAAATGAACCGCGCCGCGTTTACCACGGCGTCGGACTCACTTCTGCCCTGGGTCGCCTGA
- the kdsB gene encoding 3-deoxy-manno-octulosonate cytidylyltransferase: MSFVVIIPARYASTRLPGKPLVDINGKPMIVHVLERARESGAARIIVATDHPDVARAIEAAGGEVCMTRADHQSGTERLAEVVEKCGFDDDTVIVNVQGDEPMIPPAIIRQVAENLAGSQAGMATLAVPVHDAQEAFNPNAVKVVMDAQGYALYFSRATIPWDRDRFAQSRDTIGDSFLRHIGIYGYRAGFIRRYVTWPASPLEQIEMLEQLRVLWHGEKIHVAVAAVVPGTGVDTPDDLERVRAEMR; encoded by the coding sequence ATGAGTTTCGTGGTCATTATTCCGGCCCGTTACGCGTCGACGCGTCTGCCGGGCAAACCGCTGGTCGATATCAATGGCAAGCCGATGATCGTGCATGTGCTGGAGCGCGCGCGTGAATCGGGGGCGGCGCGTATCATCGTCGCAACCGATCACCCGGACGTCGCCCGCGCGATTGAAGCGGCAGGCGGCGAGGTCTGCATGACCCGCGCCGATCATCAGTCCGGTACGGAACGTCTGGCGGAAGTCGTGGAGAAATGCGGTTTCGATGACGACACGGTTATTGTCAACGTTCAGGGCGACGAGCCGATGATCCCGCCGGCGATTATTCGTCAGGTGGCGGAGAACCTGGCGGGCTCGCAGGCAGGGATGGCGACGCTGGCGGTGCCGGTCCATGACGCTCAGGAAGCGTTCAACCCCAACGCGGTAAAAGTGGTTATGGATGCGCAGGGTTACGCACTCTATTTTTCACGCGCCACGATCCCGTGGGATCGCGACCGTTTCGCGCAGTCGCGCGATACCATCGGCGATAGCTTCCTGCGCCATATCGGCATCTACGGCTACCGTGCCGGGTTTATCCGCCGCTATGTCACCTGGCCCGCCAGCCCGCTTGAGCAGATTGAAATGCTGGAGCAGTTGCGCGTTCTGTGGCACGGCGAGAAAATCCATGTGGCTGTTGCCGCCGTGGTGCCTGGCACCGGCGTGGATACGCCCGACGATCTTGAGCGCGTACGCGCCGAAATGCGTTAA
- the smtA gene encoding Protein smtA — MESVPMRDRNFDDIAEKFARNIYGTTKGQLRQAILWQDLDALLSRLPDRPLRVLDAGGGEGQTACRIAERGHQVMLCDLSAEMIARASKAAQEKGVSGNMHFVQCAAQEAGQHLESPVDLILFHAVLEWVADPQAALRHLWQCLAPGGALSLMFYNANGLLMHNMVAGNFAYVQQGMPKKKKRTLSPDYPREPQQVYRWLEEMGWQIHSKTGVRVFHDYLREKHQQRDEYETLLELETRYCRQEPWVSLGRYIHVTAFKPKIQG; from the coding sequence CTGGAGAGTGTGCCCATGCGGGATCGCAATTTTGACGACATCGCCGAAAAGTTTGCGCGCAACATTTACGGTACAACAAAAGGCCAGTTGCGTCAGGCCATCCTCTGGCAGGATCTCGACGCGTTGTTAAGCCGGTTGCCTGACCGCCCGCTGCGCGTGCTGGATGCGGGCGGCGGGGAAGGCCAAACCGCGTGCCGCATCGCGGAGCGGGGTCATCAGGTGATGCTGTGCGATCTCTCCGCGGAAATGATAGCCCGCGCCAGTAAAGCGGCGCAGGAGAAAGGTGTGAGCGGCAACATGCATTTTGTACAATGCGCCGCGCAGGAGGCAGGTCAGCATTTGGAAAGCCCGGTTGATCTGATATTGTTTCACGCTGTGCTGGAATGGGTGGCCGATCCGCAGGCGGCGCTGCGCCATTTATGGCAATGTCTGGCGCCGGGCGGCGCGCTCTCGCTGATGTTCTACAACGCCAATGGCCTTCTGATGCACAACATGGTGGCGGGCAATTTCGCCTATGTGCAACAGGGGATGCCCAAAAAGAAAAAACGCACCCTTTCGCCGGACTACCCGCGCGAGCCGCAGCAGGTCTACCGCTGGCTTGAAGAGATGGGCTGGCAGATCCACAGCAAAACCGGCGTGCGGGTGTTTCATGACTATCTGCGTGAAAAACATCAGCAGCGCGACGAGTATGAGACGCTGCTTGAGCTTGAAACGCGTTATTGCCGACAGGAGCCCTGGGTGAGCCTGGGCCGATATATCCATGTCACTGCGTTTAAGCCGAAGATCCAAGGATAA